Proteins found in one Zea mays cultivar B73 chromosome 1, Zm-B73-REFERENCE-NAM-5.0, whole genome shotgun sequence genomic segment:
- the LOC100283507 gene encoding membrane protein — MATRADVEKGGPARKEPGKVPSPLYPQHEGEREWVPWLVPVIFVASITVFVVTMYANNCPARDTNKCVARFLGRFSFQPLRQNPLFGPSSATLTKMGALVWEKVVHRHQGWRLLSSMWLHAGVIHLVANMLCLLFIGMRLEQQFGYVRIGAIYVLSGVGGAVLSSLVVRNRVTVGASGALLGLLGAMLSELLTNWTIYTNKAAAVATLLSVAAVNLVLGVLPHVDNLAHLGGFLAGFLLGFVVLMRPHLGWMERYGLPAGAPCTARKYLAYQWTLLAVAIIILLVGFAAGMAMLFRGANANDSCHWCHYLSCVPTARWNCTN; from the exons ATGGCGACGCGGGCGGACGTGGAGAAGGGCGGGCCGGCGAGGAAGGAGCCCGGCAAGGTGCCGTCGCCGCTGTACCCGCAGCACGAGGGGGAGCGGGAGTGGGTGCCCTGGCTCGTCCCCGTCATCTTCGTCGCCAGCATCACCGTCTTCGTCGTCACCATGTACGCCAACAACTGCCCCGCGCGCGACACCAACAAGTGCGTCGCCCGCTTCCTCGGCCGCTTCTCCTTCCAGCCGCTGCGACAGAACCCGCTCTTCGGGCCCTCCTCCGCCAC GCTCACCAAGATGGGGGCCCTGGTGTGGGAGAAGGTGGTGCACCGCCACCAGGGCTGGCGCCTCCTCTCCAGCATGTGGCTCCACGCCGGCGTCATCCACCTGGTCGCCAACATGCTCTGCCTCCTCTTCATCGGCATGCGCCTCGAACAGCAGTTCGGATACG TGAGGATCGGCGCGATCTACGTGCTCTCCGGCGTGGGCGGCGCCGTGCTGTCGTCGCTGGTCGTCCGGAACCGCGTCACCGTGGGGGCCTCCGGGGCGCTCTTGGGCCTGCTGGGCGCCATGCTCTCGGAGCTGCTCACCAACTGGACCATCTACACCAACAAGGCGGCGGCCGTGGCCACGCTCCTGTCCGTGGCCGCCGTCAACCTGGTGCTCGGCGTCCTGCCCCACGTCGACAACCTGGCGCACCTCGGCGGCTTCCTCGCGGGCTTCCTACTCGGCTTCGTCGTGCTCATGCGCCCCCACTTGGGCTGGATGGAGCGCTACGGACTCCCCGCCGGCGCGCCCTGCACCGCCAGGAAGTACCTCGCGTACCAGTGGACCCTCCTCGCCGTCGCCATCATCATCCTCCTAGTCGG ATTCGCGGCCGGCATGGCGATGCTCTTCCGCGGCGCCAACGCCAACGACAGCTGCCACTGGTGTCACTACCTCAGCTGCGTGCCCACCGCCAGATGGAACTGCACCAACTGA